The following proteins are encoded in a genomic region of Bradyrhizobium sp. SK17:
- a CDS encoding efflux RND transporter permease subunit — protein sequence MIALVRIALSRPYTFVVLAILLLIIGPLAALRTPTDIFPEIRIPVIGVAWSYTGLPPDQMSGRITTPFERTLTTTVNDIEHIVANSYNGIGIVKIFFQPNVDIRTANAQVTAIAQTLLKQLPPGATPPLILNYSASTVPIIQVALSGDGLTEQNLADIGINQLRTPLVTVPGAAIPYPYGGKQRQVQIDLNSTALQARGLSGQDVANALAAQNLITPVGTQKIGNFEYTINLNNSPLKIEELGDLPIKTVNGAMVYIRDVATVRDGNPPQTNIVHVDGNRSVLMMVLKAGATSTLDIISGIKQKVIEVKDQMPDALKIGFVGDQSVFVRGAITGVAFEGVIAALLTSVMILLFLGSWRSTVIIAVSIPLSVLGAIIMLSLIGETLNIMTLGGLALAVGILVDDATVTIENINYHLEQGKPVEQSILDGANQIVTPAFVSLLCICIVFVPMFFLSGVARFLFVPMAEAVMFAMIWSFILSRTLVPTMANYLLQPHVHHEGAPPKSRNPLVWFQRGFEARFERIRGGYHGLLAMALGHRKVFVGGFLAVVAASFLLVPFLGRNFFPSVDAGNILMHVRTQVGTRVEETANQMADVQKAIRKLIPGEIETMTDNIGMPISSINLTYNNTGVIGPQDADIQIKLKEGHKPTEEHVRTLREQLPRLFPGTSFSFLPADIVSQILNFGAPAPIDLQIRGANLEGNYAYANKLLAKIKRIPGIADARIQQSPNNPTFNIDVDRTRAQYVGLTERDVTNALVVNLAGSSQVAPTYFLNPDNGVSYSIVMQTPQYQIDSLSALQTLPITATGNTQAPILGGIADIKRATSSAVVSQYDIQSLVQIYATTQGRDLGGVATDVRQLIADTAKEVPKGSSVVLLGQVQTMNSAFTGLLFGLLGAVVLIYFLIVVNFQSWSDPFVIITALPAALAGIVWMLFTTQTTLSVPALTGAIMCMGVATANSVLVISFARERYEELGDPVAAALEAGFVRFRPVLMTALAMIIGMAPMALGLGEGGEQNAPLGRAVIGGLIFATFATLMFVPVVFSMVHKKQGAKVAASSEIPHAAH from the coding sequence ATGATCGCACTGGTCCGTATCGCGCTGAGCCGGCCATATACTTTCGTCGTGCTCGCGATCCTGCTGCTGATTATCGGACCGCTGGCGGCGCTGCGCACGCCGACCGACATCTTTCCCGAAATCCGCATCCCGGTGATCGGCGTGGCCTGGTCGTACACCGGCCTGCCTCCCGACCAGATGTCGGGGCGCATCACGACGCCGTTCGAGCGGACGCTGACCACGACGGTCAACGACATCGAGCACATCGTTGCGAACTCCTACAACGGCATCGGCATCGTCAAGATCTTCTTCCAGCCCAATGTCGACATCCGTACCGCCAACGCGCAGGTCACGGCGATCGCCCAGACCCTGCTGAAGCAATTGCCGCCGGGCGCGACACCGCCGCTGATCCTCAATTACAGCGCCTCGACGGTGCCGATCATCCAGGTCGCGCTGTCGGGCGACGGCCTCACCGAGCAGAACCTCGCCGACATCGGCATCAACCAGTTGCGCACGCCGCTGGTCACGGTGCCCGGCGCCGCGATTCCCTATCCGTATGGCGGCAAGCAGCGCCAGGTCCAGATCGACCTCAATTCGACCGCGCTGCAAGCGCGCGGCCTGTCGGGGCAGGACGTCGCCAATGCGCTCGCCGCGCAGAACCTGATCACGCCGGTCGGCACCCAGAAGATCGGCAACTTCGAATACACCATCAACTTGAACAACTCGCCGCTGAAGATCGAGGAACTCGGCGACCTGCCGATCAAGACCGTCAACGGCGCGATGGTCTATATCCGCGACGTCGCCACCGTCCGCGACGGCAACCCGCCGCAGACCAACATCGTCCATGTCGACGGCAACCGCTCGGTGCTGATGATGGTGCTGAAGGCGGGCGCGACTTCGACGCTCGATATCATCTCCGGCATCAAGCAGAAGGTGATCGAGGTCAAGGACCAGATGCCGGACGCGCTCAAGATCGGCTTCGTCGGCGACCAGTCGGTGTTCGTCCGCGGCGCCATCACCGGCGTCGCCTTCGAAGGCGTGATCGCGGCGCTCTTGACCAGCGTCATGATCCTGCTGTTCCTCGGCAGCTGGCGTTCGACCGTCATCATCGCGGTGTCGATCCCGCTGTCGGTGCTTGGCGCCATCATCATGCTGTCCCTGATCGGCGAGACGCTCAACATCATGACGCTCGGCGGCCTCGCGCTCGCGGTCGGCATCCTGGTCGACGACGCCACGGTGACGATCGAGAACATCAACTACCATCTCGAGCAGGGCAAGCCGGTCGAGCAATCGATCCTCGACGGCGCCAACCAGATCGTGACGCCGGCGTTCGTCTCGCTGCTGTGTATCTGCATCGTGTTCGTGCCGATGTTCTTCCTGTCAGGCGTCGCGCGCTTCCTGTTCGTGCCGATGGCCGAAGCGGTCATGTTCGCGATGATCTGGTCGTTCATCCTGTCGCGCACTTTGGTGCCGACGATGGCGAACTATCTGTTGCAGCCGCATGTCCATCACGAAGGCGCGCCGCCGAAGTCGCGCAATCCCTTGGTCTGGTTCCAGCGCGGCTTCGAAGCGCGGTTCGAGCGCATCCGCGGCGGCTATCACGGCCTGCTTGCGATGGCGCTCGGCCACCGCAAGGTGTTCGTCGGCGGCTTCCTTGCGGTCGTCGCCGCGTCGTTTCTGCTGGTGCCGTTCCTCGGCCGCAACTTCTTCCCGTCGGTCGATGCCGGCAACATCCTGATGCATGTCCGCACCCAGGTCGGCACCCGCGTCGAGGAGACCGCCAACCAGATGGCGGATGTCCAGAAAGCGATCCGCAAGCTGATCCCGGGCGAGATCGAGACCATGACCGACAACATCGGCATGCCGATCTCCAGCATCAACCTGACCTACAACAACACCGGCGTGATCGGTCCGCAGGATGCCGACATCCAGATCAAGCTGAAGGAAGGTCACAAGCCGACCGAGGAGCATGTGCGCACGCTGCGTGAGCAATTGCCGCGGCTGTTCCCGGGCACCAGCTTCTCCTTCCTGCCCGCCGACATCGTCAGCCAGATCCTGAACTTCGGTGCGCCGGCGCCGATCGATTTGCAGATCCGCGGCGCCAATCTCGAAGGCAACTACGCCTATGCCAACAAGCTGCTGGCGAAGATCAAGCGGATTCCCGGCATCGCCGACGCGCGGATCCAGCAGTCGCCGAACAACCCGACCTTCAACATCGATGTCGATCGCACCCGCGCACAATATGTCGGCCTGACCGAGCGCGACGTCACCAACGCGCTGGTGGTCAATCTGGCCGGTTCGTCGCAGGTCGCGCCGACCTACTTCCTCAACCCCGACAACGGCGTGTCGTATTCGATCGTGATGCAGACGCCGCAATACCAGATCGACTCGCTGAGCGCGTTGCAGACCTTGCCGATCACCGCGACCGGCAACACCCAGGCGCCGATCCTCGGCGGCATCGCCGACATCAAGCGCGCGACCTCGAGCGCGGTGGTCTCGCAATACGACATCCAGTCGCTGGTGCAGATCTACGCCACGACGCAGGGCCGCGATCTCGGCGGCGTCGCGACCGACGTGCGCCAGTTGATCGCCGATACCGCCAAGGAGGTGCCGAAGGGCTCGTCCGTGGTGCTGCTCGGCCAGGTGCAGACCATGAACTCGGCCTTCACCGGTCTGTTGTTCGGCCTGCTCGGCGCAGTCGTGCTGATCTACTTCCTGATCGTGGTGAACTTCCAGTCCTGGTCGGACCCGTTCGTGATCATCACGGCGCTGCCGGCGGCGCTGGCCGGCATCGTCTGGATGCTGTTCACCACCCAGACCACGCTGTCGGTTCCGGCGCTGACCGGCGCCATCATGTGCATGGGCGTCGCGACCGCCAACAGCGTGCTGGTGATCAGCTTCGCCCGTGAGCGCTATGAGGAGCTTGGCGACCCCGTCGCGGCGGCACTGGAGGCCGGTTTCGTCCGCTTCCGCCCGGTGCTGATGACGGCGCTGGCCATGATCATCGGCATGGCGCCGATGGCGCTGGGGCTCGGCGAGGGCGGCGAGCAGAATGCGCCGCTGGGCCGCGCCGTGATCGGCGGCCTGATCTTCGCCACCTTCGCGACGCTGATGTTTGTTCCCGTGGTATTCAGTATGGTACACAAGAAGCAAGGCGCCAAAGTCGCCGCCTCATCGGAGATTCCGCATGCAGCCCACTGA
- a CDS encoding efflux RND transporter periplasmic adaptor subunit — translation MQPTEQRPPVSGRKLGIFGVVALVGAGLIVGTGIRAREEQDSKLKQWTDEQAVPTVAVALPSAKALSPTIDLPGRLEAYSRAPIFARVSGYLKSWDVDIGARVKAGQVIAEIEAPDLDQQLLQARADLASAQASAKLSEATLARRKTLVASNFVSAQEIDERTADLSNKNGAVRAGQANVERLEALAGYKKITAPFDGVVTSRDTDVGALINAGGGSGPAMFTVSDIAKLRVYVNVPQNYVPAIKIGAKATLSLPDYPNRAFQATVEASSQAVDVASGTTRMQLGLDNSSGELMPGSYASVKLNLQRESTPLSIPASALIFNGNGLRVATVGPDDKVLFKTVKIGRDLGKEIEIAAGLAPDDRIITAPPDGLADGDHVRVTGVGAKGKPTTASEKQDAKG, via the coding sequence ATGCAGCCCACTGAACAGCGCCCCCCGGTGTCCGGCCGGAAATTGGGCATATTCGGCGTGGTTGCACTGGTCGGCGCAGGACTGATCGTCGGCACCGGAATCCGCGCCCGCGAGGAGCAAGACAGCAAGCTCAAGCAATGGACCGATGAGCAGGCCGTTCCGACCGTCGCCGTGGCGTTGCCGAGCGCCAAGGCGCTGAGCCCGACCATCGATCTGCCGGGCCGGCTCGAAGCCTATTCCCGCGCACCGATCTTCGCGCGCGTGTCGGGTTATCTGAAGAGCTGGGACGTCGACATCGGCGCCCGGGTCAAGGCCGGTCAGGTGATCGCCGAGATCGAGGCCCCCGACCTCGACCAGCAATTGTTGCAGGCGCGCGCCGATCTCGCCAGCGCCCAGGCCTCGGCCAAGCTGTCGGAGGCGACGCTCGCCCGGCGCAAGACGCTGGTGGCCTCGAACTTCGTCTCCGCCCAGGAGATCGACGAGCGCACCGCCGACCTCTCCAACAAGAACGGCGCGGTCAGGGCCGGTCAGGCCAATGTCGAGCGGCTGGAAGCGCTCGCCGGCTACAAGAAGATCACGGCGCCGTTCGACGGCGTGGTGACTTCGCGCGATACCGACGTCGGCGCGTTGATCAATGCCGGCGGCGGCTCGGGCCCCGCGATGTTCACGGTCTCCGACATCGCCAAGCTGCGCGTCTACGTCAACGTGCCGCAGAACTACGTCCCGGCGATCAAGATCGGCGCCAAGGCCACGCTGAGCCTGCCGGACTATCCGAACCGCGCCTTCCAGGCGACGGTGGAAGCCTCCTCGCAGGCGGTCGATGTCGCCTCCGGCACGACGCGGATGCAGCTCGGGCTCGACAACTCCTCCGGCGAACTGATGCCGGGCAGCTACGCCAGCGTGAAGCTGAACCTGCAACGCGAGTCGACGCCGCTCAGCATTCCCGCCAGCGCACTGATCTTCAACGGCAACGGCCTGCGGGTCGCGACCGTCGGTCCCGACGACAAGGTGCTGTTCAAGACGGTGAAGATCGGCCGCGACCTCGGCAAGGAGATCGAGATCGCAGCGGGCCTTGCGCCTGACGACCGCATCATCACCGCGCCGCCGGACGGTCTCGCCGACGGCGATCATGTCCGCGTCACCGGTGTCGGCGCCAAGGGCAAGCCGACCACCGCCTCTGAAAAGCAGGACGCGAAGGGGTAG